CCGTGGTGACAGCCCTGCAAAACCACTATACGCTGGAGTCTTCAGATATCAGCTATTTACCGCAAAATACCGTTCAGGTCACGGAACTGGATATCGCCAAAAAATTGGTCAAACTGCTCGATCTGCTTGAAGATCACGATGATGTACAGGCTGTTCACTCCAATTTTGAAATGGATGAATCGGTCATGGAAAGTCTTGAGCAATAAATCCTTGAATCACCCCCCTGAAACCAGAAAACAGCAATGAACATGGAATGGGCTCTGATTCTGGTTTCTTTGCTGGTCGCTGGGCTGGCATTGGGAACCATGCTCTGGATTCTGCGGGGTGGAAAATCAAAAACCCAGCTTGAAAACGAGCGAGAAGAACAACAGCAAGCGCGGCGCAATGCAGAAAATCGCGCCAAAGAGCTTGAAAAAGAAACCCAGGAACTGCGCAACAAACTAAATCTGGCCGAAACACAACTCAGCAGCCAAGCCCAGGAGCTGACCCGCCAGGAAATTCAACTGGAAGCCCGCAGCCAATTGCTGAATGAAAAAGATCAGGAACTCAAAGCCCGACGCCAGGAGCTGGCCCAGCAGGAAACCCAGATGGCTGAAGCCTGTCAGGCCCAAGCAGCAGAACAGGCAGAAAAACTGAGTGAAATTGCTCGCCTTTCCCCCGAAGAAGCGCGGGCCCAGATTCGCGCAGAATGGGAAAACCGCCTGCAGGCTGAGGTGGCCCATAAAATTCGAGCTGCCCAAGCCCATATTCAAGAGCAGAGCGATAAACTGGCGGGTAAAATTCTGGCCCAGGCCATTCAGCGTTGCGCCGTGGACCATATTGTTGAAACCACAGTGGCAGCCGTCAATTTGCCCAGCGAAGCCATGAAGGGCAGGATTATCGGCCGCGAAGGCCGCAATATCCGCGCTTTTGAACTGGCCACGGGGGTGGATCTGATTGTCGATGATACACCCGATGTGGCAATGGTTTCCTGTTTTGACCCCATTCGTCGCGAAGTCGCACGGCGGGCGCTTGAAAACCTGATCGCCGATGGGCGTATTCACCCAGCTCGCATTGAAGAAGAAGTTGAAAAAGTACGGGCTCAATTGGAAGACTATCTGCGTGAAGAAGGAGAGGCTGCCGCCCTGGAAGTGGGAATTTACGGTCTGCACCCTGAAATTATCCGCCTGCTGGGCCATCTGCGCTACCGCAGCAGTTATGGCCAGAATATTCTTCAGCACTCCAAAGAAGTGGCCTATGCCGCAGGCATTATGGCCGCTGAAATTGGAGCCGACATACAAATTGCCCGCCGGGCAGGCCTTCTTCACGATCTGGGCAAAGCGCTGACCTATGAAGAAGTGGGAACCCACACCGCATTGGGGATTGATGCTGCCCGGCGTTGGGGCGAAAAGCCCGAAGTCTTGCATGCCATGGCCGCCCACCATTTTGATGTACAGCCCATGACCCTGGAAGCTGTTTTGGTACAGGTGGCCGACACCCTTTCCGCCGCCCGGCCCGGTGCCCGCCGGGAACCCGTTGAGAAATTTATGCAGCGCATGCAAGCCCTTGAAAAACTGGTAGATAGCTTTCCAGGAGTACAAAAATCCTATGTGATTCAAGCCGGGCGTGAAGTGCGCGTGATGATCGATCCCGATCAGATTTCAGAAGATCAAATGACCCAACTGGCCTTTGAAATTGCCCAAAAGATTGAACAGGAACTCGAATACCCAGGTCAGATCAAGGTCTCTCTGCTGCGTGAACTGCGCGTCACGCAATTTGCCCGTTAGCCCATGAAGCCCCCCCAGAATTGGCTACAGGTTTTGGATGAAATCCGCGCGCTGGCACAAATGGGCTTGAATTATGCCGATGGCAGCCCCTATGATCGGGCCCGCTACGAACGCCTGCTAGAGCTAAGTGCCCGCAGCTATGCCGAGCTGTCTGAGCTCCCAACTGAAATCGTCATGGCCCGTTTTCAAAAAGAAGTCGGCCATATCACCCCCAAGGTCGGCGTCAATGGCGCACTTTTCAATGCCTCAGGTCAGATTTTACTGGTCAAACGCAGAGATGACGGGTGCTGGAGCCTGCCTGCGGGTTGGTGTGATATGAATGAAAGTCCTTACGAAGCCCTTGAGCGGGAATGGCGAGAAGAATTGGGGCTCACGATTACGGCAGGGTCTGTGCTTGAAATATTTACCCGCAAACCCGGCGACTATGGCTCGCCGCATACCAGTTACCTTCTGCTGATGGCCTGTTATTTGCGGGGCCCACTCAAGGTTCAGCTCCAGGAAGAAGAATTATTGGATTGGGGTTGGTTTGAAATCGACAGTCCCTTAAACTGGCATTTGGATCACCCAGAGTTTGCCCGTCTGGCCCATCAAGACTGGCTTAAACGAACCCCATCCGACGCGGGGGCCGAATCCAACGGGCCTGCTCAGTAAACGCCAAGTGGTCACCGACCTGCAGCCCCTTGCGTTCAAACCAGCCCTGGTTGACCTCCAGAAAAGCCCGGATGGGTTGAGGAGCCACTAAAACTTCAGGGTCATCAGGCATTAAATCATGAAAAGCCAGTATTTTAAACGCGTCGGAGAGAAAGGCCACACTCAGGGGGAATCCCACTCCCTGCATGCCCACCCCGGCGCGTTCAGGCGGGTCAAAGAGAAACAACAGGCCCTGATCTTCAGGCAGAAAAGGCCGTCCTGACAAACCTTGAAGTTTGTCTTCAAGCGAAAAAGCAACTTCAATGCTTAATTTTGCTTCTCCCCAGCTCAGCCAAGACGTTTCAAGCGTCAATTGTCGCGCACAGCGGTTTTGAGAATCAGCGGGAAAATCAGCAAATCGGCCAGTAAGACAGCGCTGATAATCAGTTTCATTCCGCCTTCCAGTGCAAGGCCAGGAATCAGGTTCAGGTTAAAAGCAGCCAAAAGCCCGCCACTGAAGAGCACATGCGCAGCCACAATCAGCATATACTGCTGTTGGGTTAAGTTCTTTTTTTTCATTTATTTCTCCTGTATTAGCCCCGGCTGTGACGGGGAACCAAAAGCAAAGCGCTGGCAACCGGTCGCTCATGCCCATCTGAAGGACGGTTGACCACCCGGTTGCGAATCACCATCGCACTGGAGCCCCCACCATCAAAATTCAGAGCTTCAATCGCCCCTTTTTCTTTGATCAGAGCAGCCAACTCCCAGAGCGTCAGCCCCTTACTTTGGGCCTGGCGGCCATCCACCACCAAAAGAATCAGTTCACCTTTGCGGCCAAGTCCCAACGCTGTACGCGGAGCCCGCCCCTTGGCGATATCGGCCTGAAAACGCTCTTGCTCAGAGGTCACATAGGGTTGGGCATTTTTGAGCAGACGCGGCCCCCCGCCGACCATATGCAAAACCTGTTCCCAACGGCCCAGTACCTGCGAAAAGACCAGGGCACGCATGCCCTGATAGGCATTGGCCTTGAGCCAGCGCGCCCCTTGACCCTGAGCCGAAATCACATAGCCATCGGCAGGAATCAGGGTATTGGCATTGCCAATTTCTTCTACAGTTCCATCTGAAAGCACCTGCAGTTCAATCGCGTCAGCATCGGGGCGTGTACCTGTCCGTTCGCCATAGCGAGGGGTATAAAGCACCACCTGCTGGTTCTGTCGAGGCAGATTCACGGCGTTAAAACGTACTCTTTGGCGATTTTGCAGGGGAAACTCTACCGCCAGGGTTTGATCGGCCTGATCAATAAAAAGCTCCCGTGAGCGGGTAATGCCCAAAAGTGTGCGGCCATAAATCGGCGAAGAAATAAATTCACCATCTTTGATCATCATGCCCAGCGGAACACCCTGGCCATTAAAATAACCGGCATTAATCGCCGCAACAGCCTGCCTGCGGCGGGCCATGACACTGACGGGTTCTTTGCCAAAGCCACGGGATTCATGTGCCAGTTCAGGCTCCAGCTCCAGACCGGATTCGGGTTCAACCACCAAACTGTGGTAGGTCACCGGGCCGAAGCCAAACCCCTGATAAGTACGGGTATATTTCACACCCGGCGCCACCTGGCTGGTTTTTTCTTCCTGAAAAATTTTAACCAGATCAATCATCAGGCGTTCAGGTTTTTCAAGCCAATACAGGCGGTGCGGTGCGGGATAATTTTTCAGAATTTGTAAACGCAGAATGCCGCGCCCCACCTGTTGAATGCGCAGCCCCTTGAATAAAACATCGCTGGCTTCCGGAATGAACTGATCAGGCTCTTCGACTTCCATACCATAGAAATCAACGGTCACGCTCTGGGGATTTTCCTGAACACGGTAAACAGGTTTGGCACCCAATTCAATCACAAGACGGGTATAGACATCCGTAGGAAAGAGATTAACCGCCCGAAAGGTATTGAGTTCTTTTTTGATGCGAATTTCATTGTTCTGCTTGTTATAACTGAAACCCACAGCCAGGTTGGCCAGTAAAGAACGGGGAACAAACAGGGTATCCTGTTGCCAGATCGGGGCATGGGAAATCAAAAGCCCCTGTTCATTCCAATGAATCTGACGGGAACCATCATGCAAAACATAAAAAATACCCGGTCGACTGACCCGAACCGTACGGCGGGCCGAATCGAGATCAACGCGAAAACCCAAATGCTCAAGAATACCCACCGGTAAAAAGAGCATATTGGCACTGAGGAAAGGGGATTGCAGCCCTGTGATCGGCTTGTCGTTGAGATAAATCACCGTGCTGCTGTTCTGCGCCAGCTGAAAACTTGCAGCAAAGGCTGCTTTCTGCACAGGAAGACACCAGAGACCGAGCAGCAGCAAGAAAAGCCAAACGTGCCTGCGCATCTTAACCGGCCATTAAAAGCGAGCCGGTCGCAGTGCGGGGTTGCTCCAAAAGCGCATGGTAAACAGCTTCCACCGCCGCAATATTGGTTTCAAGCCGGTAGCGGTCTAAAACCCGCTGACGGGCTTTGAGTTTGAGATCGCGCACAAAATCAGGGTGCTGCTGCAGCAGTTGCAAAGTAAAGGAAAGCTCTGAGCGCACCTTGCCAGGATTAATAATAATCCCAGCACCGCCTTCCAGCACTTCTCCATCCGAGCCCACATCCGTGGCCACTGTCGCCAGACCACAGGCCATGGCTTCCAGCAGGGCAATCGAAAGCCCTTCTACCTGAGAAGGCAGAATAAAAATATCGCTGCCCCGCAAAACGTCGATCCGCTCTTCTTCGCCCAGAAAACCCGTCCAGGTCAAATTGGGAACTTCACTGTAAAGGGATTGCAAAAGCTGTTTCTGGCTGCCATCGCCCACCATCACCAATTGGGTATTGGGCAAGGCCAAACGCTGAAAGACTTTGAGCAGTTCATCCAGCCCTTTTTCAGGGGCAATCCGGCCCATATAGGTCATGATCAGGCGATCGGGATAGCGTTCGCGAAAACGCGAAGGGCCGGGTGAAAATTTCTCAGCATCAATCGCGTTGGGTACAATCGCAATCCGGTCTTCGGAAACACCCACCCGCATCAGCAATTGCTTCTGCAGATTCGAGAAGATAATCACACGATCAGATTCAGCCATATTCTGGGCATAGAGCTGATAGGTCAGATAACTCGTACCACTGAAAAAGCTGGGACGCCGGTCAAAGGCATTGTGAAAGGTCGAAACCAAGGGAATACCCAATTTGTGACAGATTTCAGGCAGGTTAAAATCCATGGCTGAAATCGGCAAAGAAGCATGCACCACATCAGGTTGCCACTCTTCGAGAGATTGGGTCAGAATTTTGGCAGAAGTCGGGCTGGGAATGGTATAAATTTGAGATTTATACAGATAGGGAATCTTCAGCTCAGGGCTTTCATCCGGTTCGCTTTCAGGATCTTCAGAGAAATGTACGAAAAGTACTTCATGCCCCCGCTCAGAGAGGCCTCTCACCAATTCACGACAGTATGTTACATTGCCGCAAAAGGGCGATTTTTTACCAATCCAGGCAATCCGGTATTTCTTATTGTTCATCGTTTTTAACACAATTTTTTCTAGGTTCTGCTGCTATTTTACCACGAACTCAAATGCCCCTTGCATTCGCCCCTCAATCGGGCTAAACTCACTTTATCTTGGCAGTGGCAGGTTCAGACATGGCAGGTATTGAAGTTTACAGTCCCCTGAATGGCCAGGTGCTTTATTCCCTTGCCCCCCCTGAAACAGAACAGATTCAGGTTTTTCGCGAAAAGGCACGGCAAGCNNNNNNNNNNNNNNNNNNNNNNNGTGTCGGCCAGCGGGCGGCAGCAGTCACCCGCCTGCAATACCTGATTCAGGAACAACAGGAAGCCATTCTCGACAGAATTGTCGCCGAGACGGGCAAAAGCCGGTTTGATGCCCTCAGCTCAGAATTCTTTGGCGTACTCGATGCCTGCGAACACCTGGCCCGAATCGCCCCCACGGCTCTCGAAGACCAACAGGCCCATACCCCCCTGGTGCTGATGGGTAAAAAATCGCGGATTTGGTTTGAACCCCTGGGAACCGTCCTGGTGATCGCCCCCTGGAATTATCCTTTTTACCAGTTGTTGGTACCTGCCTTGAGCGCGTTTTTGGCGGGCAATGCCGTCTTGCTCAAACCCTCTGAACTCACTCCCCTGCAGGGCTTGCTGGAAGATCTGTTCAAAGCAGCAGCGTTTCCTGAACACGCCCTGCAAATAGTCTATGGCGACAAAAGCACAGGCCAGGCCCTGGTAGAGGCTCACCCCGATCTGATCTTCTTCACGGGCAGTGTGGCCAGCGGCCGCAAAATTATGGCCAGCGCAGCGCAGAATCTGACTCCCGTGGTTTTGGAACTGGGCGGCAAAGATCCCATGCTGGTCTTTGAAGATGTCAACCTGGAGCGGACCGTCAATGGCGCCCTGTGGGGGGGCCTGACCACGGCAGGCCAATCCTGCACCTCTGTCGAACGTCTCTATGTGCAGAAAAGTATCTATCCCCGCTTTTTGGCTGTGCTTGAGAGCAAAATGAAAAAACTGCGGGCTGTCAGCCAAACCCAGGAACCCGCCGATATTGGCAATATGACAGCCCCATTTCAAATCGAACGGATTGAAAGCCAATTGCAAGAAGCCGTGGCTGAAGGCGCCAAAATTCTCTCGGGAGGCACATGCGAAAAGGATTCCCGCTATTTCCCCCCCACCCTGGTGACAGACGTTCACCACGGCATGAAACTGATGCACGAGGAAACTTTTGGCCCCATACTGGCAATCATGCCCTTTGAAACTGAAGAAGAGGCCATTGCCCTGGCCAATGACTCCCCCTATGGCCTGAGTGCCAGTGTCTGGTCAGCCGATCTCAGCCGGGCCGAGCGTGTGGCCCGCCAATTAAAGGTTGGCAATGTCTCGATCAACAATGTCATGCTCACCGAGGCCAACCCTGCCTTGCCTTTTGGTGGCGTCAAAGCCAGTGGTTTCGGGCGCTACAAAGGGGTGTGGGGGTTGGAAACCTTCTGCAATCTGAAATCGGTGCTAATGGACAGCCAGAACGGCAAGATTGAAGCCAATTGGTATCCCTATACCCAGCCCCGCTACCAACTCTTTACCCAATTGATAGGCGCGCTGTTTTCACGCCAGAAATCTTTGCTCAAAACCGTTTTGACCGGGCTCAAGCTTGAAAGCCTGGCCCAGAAGGAGAAACTCTGAATGTACGATTTCGCGATCATTGGTTCCGGCGCCGGGGGTGGGGTTTTGGCCCATCAGCTGCACACAGCGGGCGCAAAATGTGTTTTACTCGAAGCTGGTAAATTTTTTCGCAAGGAAACCTTTCCCCGCACAGAACTGGAATACAGTCCCCAACTCTTTTGGGGCGGGGGGCTTGAGTTTGACACCAGCAGCAAAATGGCCTTTTTAAGGGGCCGTTGCGTGGGGGGCACCACCAATCTCAACCAATGCCTGCTCGACCGTTTCGACAGCGTGGCCTTTGACGATTGGAAACGCGAATCAGGCGTGGATTTCTTTTCAGAAACAGGCCTGGATCCCCACTACAGCGAAATTGAAAATCAGCTCCATTTAGAAAAAATTGAGGCCCGCCATTTCAACCGCAATACCCAACTCTTTATCAAAGGCTGTGAAAAACATGGCTTTGGTTGGGCCCCCCTGCGTCGGGGCCAATCAGATTGCGCCCTGGATCAGGGCAATGACTGTATCGGTTGCCTGGGGGGCTGTCACCGCGATTCCAAGCAAAGCACCCTGGTGGGCTTTATTCAGAAAGCCGAAGCCACGGGTCTGGAGATTCGTGCCGAATTTGAAGTTGGCAGAATCGACCCTACGGGTGAAGGAGTACGGATTGAAGGACTTGAAAAAGGCCAAAAAACGACTCTGCAAGCCAAGCAGGTTATTCTGGCAGCCGGCGCCTTTGGCTCCAGCAAGATTCTGCTGCAATCCGGCTTTGGCAACCAACTTCCCACTTTGGGCAAAAATTTCAGCTCTCACCCCCAATTTATGTCCTTTGGCCTGTTTAAAGAAGAAATCAACGCGCACAAGGGGGCTTTTCAAGGGGTGAAATCTCAAGATCAGCATTTTCGCAAAAGTGGTTTTAAACTTGAGAATGTCTTTGGGCCCCCCATTTCAATCGCCATGCTCTACCCCCGCTTGGGAGCTGCCCACCAAAAATTCATGAAAAATTACCGTAAAATGGCTTGTATTGAAGTTGCTGTGCGTGATGAAGCCATTGGTGAAATTCGCCTGGGAGCCAAGGGCAAACTCGCCATTCACAAACCCCTGACCCAACAGGATCTGCTGCGCCGGGATCAGGGCCTGGGCGTGGTTAACCAGATCTTTACCAGCTTGGGCGCAGAAGAAGTCATGCCTTCGCCCTATTATTTTGGCCTGCATTTAATGGGCGGTTGCAAAATGGGGGTGGAAGCCCGCGAATCCGTGGTCGCTCCCGATTTTCGTGTGCATGGCCAGCAAAATATCTTTGTCGCAGATTCCAGCCTGTTTCCCAATGCACCGGGTATCAACCCCGCCCTGACGATCATGGCCCTGGCAGAACGGCTGGCCAGCCAGCTCAAGAAGGGAGTTTAAGCATGTCACAATACCTCAACAAAACCCAACTCAAAGGCCTGGTCAGACTGGGCCGCCTGATGCTGCCCCACTCAGGTGAATTTCCCTCTTTTCAAGAACTGGGCTGTATCGAGCATATCGACGAAATTGCCGCCTATATCCCCGAAACGGATCTGGCCGATCTGAAAATGCTGCTGACCCTGCTGGCACTGATGCCCACTCCCGGCTTGAAAGGCTTGATTCGCATGATGCAAAGCCCGGATGCCTGGCCTGAAAGTGTGGCCAGCACCCTGCGTCAGATGGATACCGGTCTGCGTGGCATTATCATGAGCCTCTATTACTCAGGCCGCAAGGGCAGTCGCTATTCAGGGCAAACCCCACTGGAACTGATGGGGGTGGAGATTGTCAGAGTGCCGCTTTAATGGGGTTTAAATCAGGCAAGCGCTTAAAAAACCGTTCAGCGCTGAATCCGCTGCCGATCGTTCTTGCTCAGCCAAAGTCCCCCCACCAGGGTACCCAAGGAAGCTTTTAAAGCCTGAGAGCCTGGCTTGAGCAGGGGATTCCAAAGCAGGGTCTCTTTTTCAAGCATTTGACGAATCGCAGGATAATGGTTCAATTTGGGCACGCTCTCGATCGCGACAAGCGGCAAACAGAGAATCAGCCAAGAGACCAAAGCCCCCAGCAACATGCCCCCCAAACGGTTGGGCAGTTTAAGCGGCCCACTTTCAATCCCCTGCACAATCACATAGACGCCAATACTAAACGCCAAGTAAAGGATCAGCCAGGTAGCCGTCATGCCCAGGGGAATGGCCAGGGCAGGGCGTAATTGAAACATAATCCCAAAGAGAGAAACCAAAAGTTCTTTGAACAGGGGCGTAAAAATAAAGGCGCCCACAAGCGCCCCCAGGCTGCCTGCGCTTTTGGCAAAGCCATAACTGTAACCTGCCGCCAGATGATACACAATCAAGATAATCGCAATTAAATCAATCCAATTCATGCACTTATGCTAGCACAAATCTCAGCCAAAACGCGATAATCCGGAGAATCCTCTCTGATCCAAGCGCCAAACTGCGCTAGAATAGGGGAAAGTATATTGAATTTGGAAATACCCCATGTCTTCATCCCCCGAAAAACTCCCTGTCCTGGTTGGCATGACCAGTGCCGAAATTACCGAATGGGTCACCGCCCAGGGTGAAAAGCCCTTCAGAGGCCGTCAGATTGCCCAATGGCTGTATCAAAAACATGTTACCAACGCTGAAAATATGAGCGATCTGAGCAAAGCGTTTCGCCAGACCCTGCAAGAAAAAGCCCTGGTCAGCCCAGGTAAAATTGTCGAAACCGTCAAATCTGCCGATGGCACCACCAAGTTTCTGATTGAGCTGCAAGATGGCGAAATCGTCGAATGCGTCACGATTGTGCAGAAGCAACACCTGACCGCCTGCGTTTCTTCTCAGGTCGGCTGCAATGTAGGCTGCCCTTTCTGTGCGACAGGTCTGAGCGGCTTTCGTCGCAATCTGACAGCCGGTGAAATCGTGATTCAATACCTGCTGATGCAGCAGGCTGCTGAAGCGGGTCTTTTGGCAGATCATACCCCCCATACCCGCATTGGCAGCATGGTTTTTATGGGCATGGGAGAACCCCTGCTCAATTACGATGCTGTGCTCAGCAGCATGCAGATCTTCAACAAAGAAATTGGCTTGGGCATGCGCCATATGACCATCTCTACCTCGGGTATTATTCCCGGCATTGAGCGCTTGATGAAAGAACCCGTCGATTATAATCTGGCGATCTCGCTGCACAGTGTCAAAACAGAAGTGCGCAACCGCCTGGTACCCATCAACCGCAAATACGGCGTCAATGAACTGCTGCAGGCTGCCAAGCTCTACGCCAACCGTACCGGCCGCAGAATCACCTTTGAATACACCCTGCTGCAAGGCATCAATGACTCCGCTGAAGATGCAAAAGCTTTGATCAAAGCCTTGCGGGGCATTCACTGCCATATCAACCTGATCGCCTATAACCCCGTCAAAAGTGCCTTTCAGGCACCCCCGCGCAAAGAAATTCTGAGCTTTCAGTTTCTCTTGACGGAAGCGGGTTTCCCCGCCACCATTCGCCACAACCACGGGCAGGCCGATATGGCTGCCTGCGGTCAACTGCGGGTACACCAACGTGAAAAAGATCTTCAGGTTCTGAATTGAGTCCGCAGGATTCTCTCTCTGGGCTGGTGATCAAGGTCGAGGCCAATTTTTATTCGGTGGCCTGGGGTGATCAGGTTTTTCTCTGCACCCTGCGCGCCAATTTAAAAAAAGCGGGTGAAACGATCAAAGTCGGAGACCGCGTTCAACTCGAAAATATCCATGAAGAACGCCCTGTGGTGGTCAGTTTTGAACCCCGGCGCAATGAATTACAACGCCCTGCGATTGCCAATATTGACCAGGTGCTGCTGGTTATGTCCTGCCTGCAACCCGATTTTAACGCCAATTTGATCGATCGCCTGATTCTAGCGGTGAGTTGGGAGCGTTTGAACCCTGTGATTTGTGTCAGCAAAGCCGATTTACTCGACGAAGACTTAGAGGCATGGTTGCGTGAAGAATATGCAGCCTTTCCCCTCTATTTTGTTTCTTCCGCCACGGGCCAGGGCTTGGATCCTCTGCGCAAGGCACTGATGGGAAAGATCTCTGTCCTGGCAGGCCCTTCAGGAGCCGGCAAGTCTTCGTTGATCAACCGCATCAACCCCGAATGCCAATTGGTGACAGGCGAAGTCAATCAAAAACTGGGAACCGGCAAACACACCACGCGCCACGTCTCTTTGCATGCCGTGCATTGGCAAAACGAAACAGGCTGGATCGCGGATAGTCCAGGCTTCAGTGCCTGCGATTTGCCCCCCCTGGAACCTGCTGAACTGGCTTCTTTTTACCCTGAATTCAAAGCCTGGCTGGGCAAATGCGGCTTCAGCGACTGTCTGCACCGTGAGGAATTGGACTGTGCGATCAAAGACCATCTGGACACCGATTCAGAGCGCTACTATAACTACCTGCGTCTGCTGCTGGAGGTTGAAGAGCGCTTCAAAGCCCGCATGGCAACCTCT
The window above is part of the bacterium (Candidatus Blackallbacteria) CG13_big_fil_rev_8_21_14_2_50_49_14 genome. Proteins encoded here:
- a CDS encoding aldehyde dehydrogenase, with the protein product VGQRAAAVTRLQYLIQEQQEAILDRIVAETGKSRFDALSSEFFGVLDACEHLARIAPTALEDQQAHTPLVLMGKKSRIWFEPLGTVLVIAPWNYPFYQLLVPALSAFLAGNAVLLKPSELTPLQGLLEDLFKAAAFPEHALQIVYGDKSTGQALVEAHPDLIFFTGSVASGRKIMASAAQNLTPVVLELGGKDPMLVFEDVNLERTVNGALWGGLTTAGQSCTSVERLYVQKSIYPRFLAVLESKMKKLRAVSQTQEPADIGNMTAPFQIERIESQLQEAVAEGAKILSGGTCEKDSRYFPPTLVTDVHHGMKLMHEETFGPILAIMPFETEEEAIALANDSPYGLSASVWSADLSRAERVARQLKVGNVSINNVMLTEANPALPFGGVKASGFGRYKGVWGLETFCNLKSVLMDSQNGKIEANWYPYTQPRYQLFTQLIGALFSRQKSLLKTVLTGLKLESLAQKEKL
- the rny gene encoding ribonuclease Y, with product MEWALILVSLLVAGLALGTMLWILRGGKSKTQLENEREEQQQARRNAENRAKELEKETQELRNKLNLAETQLSSQAQELTRQEIQLEARSQLLNEKDQELKARRQELAQQETQMAEACQAQAAEQAEKLSEIARLSPEEARAQIRAEWENRLQAEVAHKIRAAQAHIQEQSDKLAGKILAQAIQRCAVDHIVETTVAAVNLPSEAMKGRIIGREGRNIRAFELATGVDLIVDDTPDVAMVSCFDPIRREVARRALENLIADGRIHPARIEEEVEKVRAQLEDYLREEGEAAALEVGIYGLHPEIIRLLGHLRYRSSYGQNILQHSKEVAYAAGIMAAEIGADIQIARRAGLLHDLGKALTYEEVGTHTALGIDAARRWGEKPEVLHAMAAHHFDVQPMTLEAVLVQVADTLSAARPGARREPVEKFMQRMQALEKLVDSFPGVQKSYVIQAGREVRVMIDPDQISEDQMTQLAFEIAQKIEQELEYPGQIKVSLLRELRVTQFAR
- the rlmN gene encoding 23S rRNA (adenine(2503)-C(2))-methyltransferase RlmN, whose amino-acid sequence is MSSSPEKLPVLVGMTSAEITEWVTAQGEKPFRGRQIAQWLYQKHVTNAENMSDLSKAFRQTLQEKALVSPGKIVETVKSADGTTKFLIELQDGEIVECVTIVQKQHLTACVSSQVGCNVGCPFCATGLSGFRRNLTAGEIVIQYLLMQQAAEAGLLADHTPHTRIGSMVFMGMGEPLLNYDAVLSSMQIFNKEIGLGMRHMTISTSGIIPGIERLMKEPVDYNLAISLHSVKTEVRNRLVPINRKYGVNELLQAAKLYANRTGRRITFEYTLLQGINDSAEDAKALIKALRGIHCHINLIAYNPVKSAFQAPPRKEILSFQFLLTEAGFPATIRHNHGQADMAACGQLRVHQREKDLQVLN
- a CDS encoding GMC family oxidoreductase — its product is MYDFAIIGSGAGGGVLAHQLHTAGAKCVLLEAGKFFRKETFPRTELEYSPQLFWGGGLEFDTSSKMAFLRGRCVGGTTNLNQCLLDRFDSVAFDDWKRESGVDFFSETGLDPHYSEIENQLHLEKIEARHFNRNTQLFIKGCEKHGFGWAPLRRGQSDCALDQGNDCIGCLGGCHRDSKQSTLVGFIQKAEATGLEIRAEFEVGRIDPTGEGVRIEGLEKGQKTTLQAKQVILAAGAFGSSKILLQSGFGNQLPTLGKNFSSHPQFMSFGLFKEEINAHKGAFQGVKSQDQHFRKSGFKLENVFGPPISIAMLYPRLGAAHQKFMKNYRKMACIEVAVRDEAIGEIRLGAKGKLAIHKPLTQQDLLRRDQGLGVVNQIFTSLGAEEVMPSPYYFGLHLMGGCKMGVEARESVVAPDFRVHGQQNIFVADSSLFPNAPGINPALTIMALAERLASQLKKGV
- a CDS encoding glycosyltransferase; this translates as MNNKKYRIAWIGKKSPFCGNVTYCRELVRGLSERGHEVLFVHFSEDPESEPDESPELKIPYLYKSQIYTIPSPTSAKILTQSLEEWQPDVVHASLPISAMDFNLPEICHKLGIPLVSTFHNAFDRRPSFFSGTSYLTYQLYAQNMAESDRVIIFSNLQKQLLMRVGVSEDRIAIVPNAIDAEKFSPGPSRFRERYPDRLIMTYMGRIAPEKGLDELLKVFQRLALPNTQLVMVGDGSQKQLLQSLYSEVPNLTWTGFLGEEERIDVLRGSDIFILPSQVEGLSIALLEAMACGLATVATDVGSDGEVLEGGAGIIINPGKVRSELSFTLQLLQQHPDFVRDLKLKARQRVLDRYRLETNIAAVEAVYHALLEQPRTATGSLLMAG
- the rsgA gene encoding ribosome small subunit-dependent GTPase A, which translates into the protein MSPQDSLSGLVIKVEANFYSVAWGDQVFLCTLRANLKKAGETIKVGDRVQLENIHEERPVVVSFEPRRNELQRPAIANIDQVLLVMSCLQPDFNANLIDRLILAVSWERLNPVICVSKADLLDEDLEAWLREEYAAFPLYFVSSATGQGLDPLRKALMGKISVLAGPSGAGKSSLINRINPECQLVTGEVNQKLGTGKHTTRHVSLHAVHWQNETGWIADSPGFSACDLPPLEPAELASFYPEFKAWLGKCGFSDCLHREELDCAIKDHLDTDSERYYNYLRLLLEVEERFKARMATSTKNEKLTKKAVGKNNQNLVLKLGTVGRARSRRTQRQALEQVGNWAELDPQAVEDISPEEWRL